A stretch of Anolis sagrei isolate rAnoSag1 chromosome X, rAnoSag1.mat, whole genome shotgun sequence DNA encodes these proteins:
- the RFC5 gene encoding replication factor C subunit 5 isoform X2, which yields MVLELNASDDRGIGIVRGPILSFASTRTIFKKGFKLVILDEADAMTQEAQNALRRVIEKFTENTRFCLICNYLSKIIPALQSRCTRFRFGPLTPELMVPRLKHVIEREKVDVSDDGMKALVTLSNGDMRRSLNILQSTNMAFGKVTEETVYTCTGQPLKSDIANILDWMLNQDFTAAYHNIMELKTLKGLALHDILTEIHLFVHRVDFPPSVRIQLLIKMADIEHRLAAGTSEKIQLGALVGAFQVTRDLIAAEA from the exons ATGGTTCTAGAG CTGAATGCTTCAGATGACCGAGGTATCGGCATTGTCAGAGGACCTATCCTGAGCTTTGCCAGCACAAGGACCATTTTTAA GAAAGGCTTTAAACTGGTGATTCTGGATGAAGCAGATGCCATGACACAGGAAGCACAGAATGCCCTCAGGCGGG TAATAGAAAAATTCACCGAAAATACTCGTTTTTGCCTGATCTGCAACTATCTCTCCAAGATCATCCCGGCCTTACAGTCAAGGTGCACCAGATTCCGCTTCGGTCCTCTGACACCAGAGCTTATGGTTCCCCGATTGAAGCATGTTATTGAGCGTGAGAA AGTTGATGTAAGTGATGATGGAATGAAGGCACTGGTGACACTATCAAACGGTGACATGCGCCGGTCTCTGAACATTTTACAG AGTACAAACATGGCATTTGGAAAGGTGACCGAGGAGACAGTTTACACCTGTACCGGGCAGCCACTCAAGTCGGACATTGCTAACATCCTTGACTGGATGCTGAACCAAGATTTCACTGCTGCTTATCACA ATATTATGGAGCTGAAGACATTGAAGGGCTTGGCACTGCATGATATTCTGACAGAAATCCACCTGTTTGTCCACAGAG TTGACTTTCCACCATCTGTTCGAATCCAGTTGCTGATCAAGATGGCAGATATTGA GCATCGTCTAGCTGCGGGGACAAGTGAGAAGATCCAGCTGGGGGCTCTTGTGGGTGCTTTCCAGGTCACCAGAGATCTCATTGCAGCAGAAGCGTAA
- the RFC5 gene encoding replication factor C subunit 5 isoform X1 — MESAAEMEGPSERTVAARSANLPWVEKYRPQTLNDLISHQDILSTIQKFISEDRLPHLLFYGPPGTGKTSTILACAKQLYKDKEFNSMVLELNASDDRGIGIVRGPILSFASTRTIFKKGFKLVILDEADAMTQEAQNALRRVIEKFTENTRFCLICNYLSKIIPALQSRCTRFRFGPLTPELMVPRLKHVIEREKVDVSDDGMKALVTLSNGDMRRSLNILQSTNMAFGKVTEETVYTCTGQPLKSDIANILDWMLNQDFTAAYHNIMELKTLKGLALHDILTEIHLFVHRVDFPPSVRIQLLIKMADIEHRLAAGTSEKIQLGALVGAFQVTRDLIAAEA, encoded by the exons ATGGAGAGTGCCGCCGAGATGGAGGGCCCCTCAGAGCGGACGGTGGCCGCGAGGAGCGCGAACTTGCCTTG GGTGGAAAAATACCGGCCTCAGACATTAAATGATCTGATTTCTCATCAGGACATTCTGAGCACCA TTCAGAAGTTCATCAGCGAAGATCGGTTGCCTCATCTTCTCTTCTATGGGCCTCCAGGGACTGGCAAGACTTCCACCATTTTGGCTTGTGCTAAACAACTTTACAAAGACAAGGAATTCAACTCCATGGTTCTAGAG CTGAATGCTTCAGATGACCGAGGTATCGGCATTGTCAGAGGACCTATCCTGAGCTTTGCCAGCACAAGGACCATTTTTAA GAAAGGCTTTAAACTGGTGATTCTGGATGAAGCAGATGCCATGACACAGGAAGCACAGAATGCCCTCAGGCGGG TAATAGAAAAATTCACCGAAAATACTCGTTTTTGCCTGATCTGCAACTATCTCTCCAAGATCATCCCGGCCTTACAGTCAAGGTGCACCAGATTCCGCTTCGGTCCTCTGACACCAGAGCTTATGGTTCCCCGATTGAAGCATGTTATTGAGCGTGAGAA AGTTGATGTAAGTGATGATGGAATGAAGGCACTGGTGACACTATCAAACGGTGACATGCGCCGGTCTCTGAACATTTTACAG AGTACAAACATGGCATTTGGAAAGGTGACCGAGGAGACAGTTTACACCTGTACCGGGCAGCCACTCAAGTCGGACATTGCTAACATCCTTGACTGGATGCTGAACCAAGATTTCACTGCTGCTTATCACA ATATTATGGAGCTGAAGACATTGAAGGGCTTGGCACTGCATGATATTCTGACAGAAATCCACCTGTTTGTCCACAGAG TTGACTTTCCACCATCTGTTCGAATCCAGTTGCTGATCAAGATGGCAGATATTGA GCATCGTCTAGCTGCGGGGACAAGTGAGAAGATCCAGCTGGGGGCTCTTGTGGGTGCTTTCCAGGTCACCAGAGATCTCATTGCAGCAGAAGCGTAA